From one Rhizobium rosettiformans genomic stretch:
- a CDS encoding trans-sulfuration enzyme family protein, whose translation MTKTFVTHPLPASAGPETRALDAGLLIDPTTGAIAPNVSMSVNNALMPGDGAFSADGVADLADLPYLYARWTNPTVRQLEQRLAALEGAEEALATATGMAAIAGTLFTFLQAGDHLVVSDVCYAGAVELTQRVLPDFGIEVTPVNMARLDLVEAAMRPNTRLVHCESPVNPILRIVDLEALAAIAHKHGALISVDSTFATPVATRPLSLGVDLVIHSLTKFINGHGDVLGGAVIGRKELIARIRGRAGVYLGASLAAQSAWLIMRGIDTLYPRLRMASDSALAVATFLEGHPEVERVIYPGLSSHPQHDLAKRQMDVFGGMIAFRTREPKAAAERLATRLRVAHYAFSLGHQRSLVVLLDTEEMMTSTFRLTGEALSDYRAYASDGLFRLSIGLETPADIIADLDQALTP comes from the coding sequence ATGACGAAAACCTTCGTGACCCATCCCCTGCCCGCGTCTGCCGGTCCTGAAACCCGGGCACTCGATGCCGGCCTGTTGATCGATCCCACGACCGGGGCGATTGCGCCCAATGTCTCGATGTCGGTCAACAATGCGCTGATGCCGGGCGACGGTGCCTTCTCCGCCGATGGCGTCGCTGATCTCGCCGATCTGCCCTATCTCTATGCCCGCTGGACGAACCCTACCGTGCGGCAGCTGGAACAGCGGCTGGCAGCGCTCGAAGGCGCCGAGGAGGCGCTGGCGACGGCGACCGGCATGGCGGCGATTGCCGGAACGCTCTTCACCTTTCTCCAGGCCGGCGACCATCTCGTCGTCTCGGATGTCTGCTACGCGGGCGCTGTCGAACTCACGCAGCGGGTGTTGCCGGATTTCGGCATTGAGGTGACACCGGTGAATATGGCGCGGCTCGATCTGGTTGAAGCCGCCATGCGGCCGAATACGCGGCTCGTGCATTGCGAGAGCCCCGTCAATCCGATCCTGCGCATCGTCGATCTCGAGGCGCTGGCGGCCATCGCCCATAAACATGGCGCGCTGATCTCGGTCGATTCCACCTTTGCCACACCGGTTGCCACACGGCCGCTGTCGCTCGGCGTCGATCTCGTCATCCATTCGCTGACCAAGTTCATCAATGGCCATGGCGACGTGCTGGGTGGGGCCGTGATCGGACGCAAGGAACTGATTGCCCGTATCAGGGGCCGCGCCGGCGTCTATCTCGGAGCGTCGCTTGCGGCCCAGTCGGCCTGGCTGATCATGCGTGGCATAGACACGCTTTATCCGCGCCTGCGCATGGCGTCGGACAGCGCCCTTGCGGTCGCAACCTTCCTGGAAGGGCATCCAGAGGTCGAGCGTGTGATTTATCCGGGTCTGAGCTCCCACCCTCAACATGATCTCGCCAAGCGCCAGATGGACGTGTTCGGCGGCATGATTGCGTTTCGCACGCGCGAGCCGAAAGCCGCCGCAGAGCGGCTCGCGACACGTCTACGTGTTGCCCACTATGCCTTTTCGCTCGGTCACCAGCGCAGCCTCGTGGTGCTGCTCGATACCGAGGAAATGATGACCTCCACCTTCCGCCTCACCGGCGAAGCCCTTTCCGATTATCGCGCCTATGCCAGCGACGGGCTCTTCCGCCTGTCGATCGGCCTTGAGACACCCGCAGACATCATCGCCGATCTCGACCAGGCGCTCACCCCTTGA
- a CDS encoding TerC family protein, with amino-acid sequence MHLELLLILFLGKPLWMWLLFILLVVALLAFDLGVLNKKDHEIGIAESLKLSAMYITLGLLFSGFIYWQMDTTATAQYLTAFVVEKTLAMDNIFVIALIFGFFAIPREYQHRVLFWGILGVIVLRGIMIGLGATIVDQYHWVLYFFAGFLILTGVKMLFVADKEHKIEDNALIRFLKRRMNVTEEIHGHAFIVKKPDPVTGKIRRFATPLLLALVTIEIADLVFAVDSVPAVFTITTDPYIVYTSNIFAILGLRALYFALDAILHRFAYLKYALSVLLMFIGSKIFIAWGMGWEKFPPEWSLGITFLILGVGVGYSLWKTGSGAQQAETKAVEARNPAE; translated from the coding sequence ATACACTTGGAACTCCTGCTCATTCTGTTTCTCGGCAAGCCACTCTGGATGTGGTTGCTGTTCATCCTGCTGGTCGTGGCGCTTCTCGCCTTCGATCTCGGCGTTCTCAACAAGAAGGACCATGAAATCGGTATCGCCGAAAGTTTGAAGCTTTCGGCCATGTACATCACGCTGGGATTGCTCTTCTCCGGCTTCATCTACTGGCAGATGGATACGACCGCGACCGCGCAGTATCTGACCGCCTTCGTGGTCGAGAAGACGCTGGCGATGGACAATATCTTCGTCATCGCACTGATCTTCGGCTTCTTCGCCATCCCGCGCGAATACCAGCACCGCGTGCTGTTCTGGGGTATTCTCGGGGTGATCGTGCTGCGCGGCATCATGATTGGTCTGGGTGCCACGATCGTCGACCAGTATCACTGGGTGCTCTACTTCTTCGCCGGCTTCCTGATCCTGACGGGCGTCAAGATGCTCTTCGTCGCCGACAAGGAGCACAAGATCGAGGACAATGCCCTGATCCGCTTCCTCAAGCGTCGCATGAACGTGACGGAAGAGATCCATGGCCACGCCTTCATCGTCAAGAAGCCGGATCCGGTGACGGGCAAGATCCGCCGTTTTGCCACCCCGCTCCTGCTGGCCCTGGTGACGATCGAGATCGCCGACCTCGTCTTTGCGGTCGACTCGGTGCCGGCTGTCTTCACCATCACCACCGATCCGTACATCGTCTACACCTCGAACATCTTCGCGATCCTGGGTCTGCGCGCCCTCTATTTCGCGCTGGATGCCATCCTGCACCGCTTCGCCTATCTCAAGTACGCTCTGTCGGTGCTGCTGATGTTCATCGGCTCGAAGATCTTCATTGCCTGGGGCATGGGCTGGGAGAAGTTCCCGCCGGAGTGGTCGCTCGGCATCACCTTCCTCATCCTCGGCGTGGGCGTTGGCTATTCGCTGTGGAAGACAGGGAGCGGTGCGCAGCAGGCAGAGACCAAGGCTGTCGAAGCGCGGAACCCGGCCGAGTAA
- a CDS encoding TlyA family RNA methyltransferase — translation MKKLPEPQRLDQLLVALGLFASRSRSRDAIQRGTVKVDGKVVAKPSLVFAATHQFDIDDPAQDYVSRAALKLEAALDHFNLSPEGCHCLDVGASTGGFTEVLLKRGAAHVTAIDVGHDQLHPRLASDPRVTNLEGLNARYLEPEDYDDQPFDFLVSDVSFISLKLALAPALDQAEPGAHCLLLVKPQFEAGREAISKAGLLKEPETAPLVAAELERWLAEDMGWTSLGLIPSPISGGDGNEEFLLAGVKPLGADHDEDGGDSEDMDLGDDIEGDEA, via the coding sequence ATGAAGAAGCTCCCAGAACCCCAGCGCCTCGACCAGCTCCTGGTCGCCCTCGGCCTTTTCGCCAGCCGCTCCCGCTCCCGTGACGCCATCCAGCGCGGCACGGTGAAGGTGGACGGCAAGGTGGTGGCGAAGCCCAGCCTCGTCTTTGCCGCCACGCACCAGTTCGATATCGACGATCCGGCACAGGATTACGTCTCGCGCGCGGCGCTCAAACTCGAGGCTGCGCTCGACCATTTCAACCTCTCGCCCGAGGGCTGCCACTGTCTTGACGTCGGCGCATCCACCGGTGGGTTTACGGAAGTGCTGTTGAAGCGGGGCGCGGCGCATGTGACGGCGATCGATGTCGGCCACGACCAGCTGCATCCGCGACTGGCAAGCGACCCGCGCGTGACCAATCTGGAGGGATTGAATGCGCGTTACCTGGAGCCTGAGGATTACGACGATCAGCCTTTCGACTTTCTCGTCTCCGACGTTTCCTTCATTTCGCTGAAGCTGGCGCTGGCGCCCGCCCTCGATCAGGCCGAGCCGGGCGCGCATTGCCTGCTTCTGGTCAAGCCGCAATTCGAGGCGGGCCGTGAAGCGATCAGCAAGGCGGGCCTTCTGAAGGAACCGGAAACGGCGCCTCTAGTGGCCGCCGAACTGGAACGCTGGCTTGCGGAAGACATGGGGTGGACGAGCCTCGGCCTCATCCCCTCCCCGATATCAGGCGGCGATGGCAACGAGGAATTCCTGCTTGCCGGTGTTAAGCCGCTCGGCGCCGATCACGACGAGGATGGCGGCGACAGCGAGGACATGGACCTCGGGGACGACATCGAAGGAGACGAGGCATGA
- a CDS encoding exodeoxyribonuclease VII small subunit produces the protein MSDAVTADLTGYSFEKAVAELESIVARLERGDVALDESIAIYERGELLKKHCEQLLSAAENRIEKIRLDRAGKPTAVEPLDGA, from the coding sequence ATGTCCGACGCCGTTACCGCCGATCTCACCGGCTATTCCTTCGAAAAGGCCGTGGCCGAGCTCGAAAGCATCGTGGCGCGCCTCGAACGCGGCGACGTGGCGCTTGACGAATCCATCGCCATCTACGAGCGCGGCGAGCTCCTGAAAAAGCATTGCGAGCAGCTCTTGTCCGCGGCCGAAAACCGCATCGAGAAGATCCGCCTCGACCGCGCCGGCAAGCCGACCGCTGTCGAGCCGCTCGACGGCGCTTGA
- a CDS encoding histone deacetylase family protein: MATRLYENPIFLEHNTPEGHPERADRLRSLNIALEHPNFARLERIEATQANEDMVTLAHPEEHLFAVMREIPEEDDRINQLEADTYASQKSLQVALTAIGGAISAVDDVMTGKADNAFVAGRPPGHHAEKSKAMGFCLFNTVAIAARHVQKAYGVERVAIVDWDVHHGNGTQDIFWDDPSVLFCSTHQMPLYPYTGAKDETGQHRNIVNAPLSPNVGSDHFREAFKSRVLPALNDFSPDFILISAGFDAHHRDPLAQINLVGEDFDWATGRLLEVADRFAHNRVVSLLEGGYDLEGLAESAGLHILRLMKG, translated from the coding sequence ATGGCCACCCGCCTCTACGAGAACCCGATTTTCCTCGAACACAACACACCGGAAGGCCACCCCGAACGGGCCGACCGGCTGCGCTCGCTCAACATCGCGCTGGAACATCCGAACTTCGCCCGGCTCGAGCGGATCGAGGCGACACAGGCCAACGAGGATATGGTCACGCTCGCCCATCCCGAGGAGCATCTCTTCGCTGTCATGCGCGAGATCCCGGAAGAGGACGATCGCATCAACCAGCTGGAGGCCGACACCTATGCCTCGCAGAAGAGCCTGCAGGTGGCGCTGACCGCAATCGGCGGCGCGATCTCGGCCGTCGACGACGTGATGACCGGTAAGGCCGACAACGCCTTCGTCGCCGGCCGCCCACCGGGCCACCATGCGGAAAAGTCGAAGGCCATGGGCTTCTGCCTGTTCAACACGGTGGCAATCGCCGCCCGCCATGTGCAGAAGGCCTATGGCGTAGAACGCGTTGCAATCGTCGACTGGGACGTTCACCACGGAAACGGCACGCAGGATATCTTCTGGGACGATCCGTCGGTGTTGTTCTGCTCGACCCATCAGATGCCGCTTTATCCCTATACCGGAGCGAAGGACGAGACGGGCCAGCATCGCAACATCGTCAACGCGCCGCTCTCGCCGAATGTCGGCTCGGACCATTTCCGCGAGGCCTTCAAGAGCCGCGTTCTGCCGGCTCTCAACGATTTCTCGCCCGACTTCATTCTGATCTCCGCCGGCTTCGACGCCCATCACCGCGATCCGCTGGCCCAGATCAATCTCGTCGGCGAGGATTTCGACTGGGCGACGGGAAGGCTCCTGGAAGTCGCCGACCGTTTCGCCCATAACCGGGTCGTCAGCCTGCTCGAAGGCGGCTATGATCTCGAAGGTCTGGCCGAATCGGCCGGCCTGCACATCTTAAGACTGATGAAGGGTTGA
- a CDS encoding peroxidase family protein: MSEVAAHGHGVRGMSRESLQALAGNADPGKFGKMFPRLAPLHAEDDALFELAKAMRDEKGAEGDHPNLPAGYTYLGQFVDHDITLDTTPLDKQRADPLATQNFRTPALDLDSLYGDGPGLHPYLYAKEGVRKLPGPKFLIGKAQVSDALPRRDGGPDRKIPELDNDLPRNAHGRALIFDERNDENLLVAQFHLLMLKFHNAVVDHLKKTTTGLKDPELFAEARLIVTWHYQWIVLFDFVERLTEPGLIRRIKHEGRRFYRFRSRPYMPAEFAAAAYRLGHSMVRETYSHNAVFRPGGLADGTLEFMFNFTGKSGLIAGDLAPETPPSPLGPHHTLPSNWVIDWRRFFDLETPPEDNFTLNHARRLDPLIVPALHTLPDHPEDMTTIAARQFVLPFRNLRRGSQIGLPSGQDVARAMGFEPLSDTQLSQGRDGDAAAKHGFHKATPLWYYILKEAEQLHDGLRLGPVGSTIVAETFLGLIHGDDNSFLGRRTNWTPHLPSKTPGHFTMADLITFVGDINPVGDGVGVVLEEKPAQ; this comes from the coding sequence ATGTCTGAAGTCGCAGCCCACGGACATGGCGTTCGTGGCATGAGCCGTGAATCCCTGCAGGCGCTTGCCGGCAATGCCGATCCCGGGAAGTTCGGCAAAATGTTTCCGCGTCTCGCGCCGCTACATGCCGAGGATGATGCGCTTTTTGAGCTCGCGAAGGCCATGCGCGACGAGAAGGGGGCGGAGGGCGATCATCCCAATTTGCCGGCCGGCTATACCTATCTCGGCCAGTTCGTCGATCACGACATTACGCTCGACACGACCCCGCTCGACAAGCAGCGCGCCGATCCGTTGGCCACACAGAACTTCCGCACGCCGGCGCTGGACCTCGATTCCCTGTATGGGGATGGGCCGGGCCTGCACCCATATCTCTATGCCAAGGAGGGTGTCCGGAAGCTGCCGGGGCCGAAATTCCTAATCGGCAAGGCACAGGTTTCCGACGCACTTCCCCGACGAGACGGGGGACCAGATAGGAAGATCCCCGAGCTCGACAACGACCTACCGCGCAATGCCCATGGCCGCGCCCTGATCTTTGACGAGCGCAATGACGAAAACCTGCTGGTGGCGCAGTTCCACTTGCTGATGCTGAAGTTCCATAACGCAGTGGTGGATCATCTCAAGAAGACGACGACCGGCCTGAAAGATCCGGAGCTGTTCGCGGAGGCACGACTGATCGTCACCTGGCACTATCAATGGATCGTGCTGTTCGATTTCGTCGAACGCCTGACCGAGCCTGGGCTGATCCGCAGGATCAAGCATGAGGGACGGCGCTTCTATCGTTTCCGCAGCCGGCCCTATATGCCGGCCGAATTTGCGGCCGCCGCCTACCGGCTGGGGCATTCGATGGTCCGGGAGACCTACAGCCACAACGCCGTTTTCCGTCCCGGCGGCCTTGCCGACGGTACACTCGAATTCATGTTCAACTTCACGGGCAAATCCGGTCTGATCGCAGGAGACCTTGCGCCGGAGACCCCTCCCTCACCGCTTGGGCCGCATCATACGCTGCCATCCAACTGGGTGATCGACTGGCGTCGCTTCTTCGATCTGGAAACACCTCCTGAAGACAATTTCACGCTCAACCATGCCCGCCGCCTGGATCCCCTGATCGTGCCGGCCCTGCATACTCTGCCCGATCATCCCGAAGACATGACGACGATTGCCGCGCGGCAGTTCGTCCTGCCCTTCCGCAACCTCAGGCGCGGTTCACAAATCGGCCTGCCATCGGGCCAAGATGTTGCCCGCGCCATGGGTTTCGAGCCGCTCAGCGACACCCAGCTTTCCCAAGGTAGAGACGGCGACGCTGCCGCAAAGCACGGCTTCCACAAGGCGACACCGCTCTGGTACTACATCCTGAAGGAAGCCGAGCAGTTGCATGACGGGCTGAGGCTCGGACCGGTCGGCTCGACAATCGTCGCCGAGACCTTTCTCGGGCTGATCCACGGAGACGACAACTCGTTTCTCGGACGGAGAACCAACTGGACGCCGCACCTACCGTCCAAGACGCCAGGGCATTTCACCATGGCGGACCTGATCACCTTCGTCGGCGACATCAATCCGGTCGGCGACGGCGTCGGGGTGGTGCTCGAGGAAAAGCCCGCTCAGTAG
- a CDS encoding acyl-CoA thioesterase — MDETERLEVSALVVAYRDIAPTGEMQAAAYVIHAEEAVRHFWRYRPPLEDEPHYSPTKFEVRLHQPLRAEDQVRMTVQVDKIGGKSVGFEVAMEKDGQTVAEVDITWTARQPETGEPIALPEEIRDWLYRYLP; from the coding sequence ATGGACGAAACGGAACGGTTGGAGGTGAGCGCGCTGGTTGTCGCCTATCGCGACATTGCTCCGACCGGTGAAATGCAGGCTGCTGCCTATGTCATCCATGCCGAAGAGGCGGTGCGCCACTTCTGGCGCTATCGCCCACCGCTCGAAGACGAGCCGCATTACAGCCCGACCAAGTTCGAGGTCCGCCTACATCAGCCGCTCAGAGCCGAGGACCAAGTGCGCATGACCGTGCAGGTCGACAAGATCGGCGGCAAATCTGTTGGGTTTGAAGTCGCGATGGAGAAGGACGGACAGACCGTGGCCGAGGTCGACATCACCTGGACGGCCAGGCAGCCGGAGACCGGCGAACCAATCGCCCTGCCCGAAGAGATCCGCGACTGGCTGTATCGCTACTTGCCCTGA
- a CDS encoding methyl-accepting chemotaxis protein encodes MKFLNNLGTLTKMIAAFGLVIAISVIVNIMSWSSLAYQQTSNGWTVHTYEVLDRVDAIVAAMVDRETGVRGYLLSGDEGFLEPYKAGSKNYQEAFDKAVQLTSDNATQQKRFAELDVLVKGWVTEVAEKEIALMADPATVEQARAMEIGGAGKKWMDGIRTKAAEIAADESGLLEKRARDAAEAADQARWTLIEGAAATVVAVIAILILLQKTLVTPLLGMAGAMRNLANGDTTITVPGIGRHDEVGQMAEAVEVFRQNAIAARELEQQAEASRGETEATRRANQKRMEQEAEKLRFATATLGAGLKRLADGDVSFQLDEAFSAEYEALREDFNASLKQLGSTLSSVMQSVENIDNGTREISSGANDLSKRTEQQAAALEQTAAALDEITVNVSTSSKRTDEARTVAILANQDAAKSAEVVSNAVEAMRRIEESSQQISNIIGVIDEIAFQTNLLALNAGVEAARAGEAGKGFAVVAQEVRELAQRSASAAKEIKGLIQNSSTEVDNGVKLVRDTGVALKAIGDYVSQINQLMDAIATSAREQSTGLAEVNTAVNQMDQTTQQNAAMVEQSTAASAALAQESTRLRSLVSQFTLSGRATAPAQVERRPAAVQAPVRRAPAVQGNLAVKEEWSEF; translated from the coding sequence ATGAAATTCCTGAATAACCTCGGCACGTTGACGAAGATGATAGCGGCCTTCGGGCTCGTCATTGCAATCAGCGTCATCGTCAACATCATGAGCTGGTCGTCTCTGGCATACCAACAAACCTCCAATGGCTGGACGGTCCATACCTATGAGGTATTGGACCGGGTCGATGCGATCGTCGCTGCCATGGTCGATCGCGAGACGGGCGTCCGCGGCTACCTCTTGTCCGGTGATGAGGGCTTTCTGGAGCCGTACAAGGCCGGATCGAAGAACTACCAGGAAGCCTTCGATAAGGCAGTTCAGCTGACGTCGGACAATGCAACGCAGCAAAAGCGTTTCGCTGAGCTGGATGTGCTGGTGAAGGGATGGGTGACTGAGGTTGCCGAAAAGGAAATCGCGCTGATGGCGGATCCGGCCACGGTCGAACAGGCCCGCGCCATGGAAATTGGCGGAGCTGGCAAGAAGTGGATGGATGGTATCCGCACGAAAGCAGCGGAGATCGCGGCTGACGAGTCCGGTCTCCTCGAGAAGCGGGCTCGCGATGCCGCAGAAGCCGCAGACCAAGCGCGCTGGACACTCATTGAGGGAGCCGCAGCGACAGTTGTGGCAGTCATCGCAATCCTGATCCTCTTGCAGAAGACGCTTGTCACCCCGCTTCTCGGCATGGCAGGCGCAATGCGCAACCTCGCTAACGGCGACACCACGATCACAGTGCCGGGCATCGGTCGTCACGACGAGGTTGGCCAGATGGCCGAGGCCGTGGAAGTCTTCCGCCAGAATGCGATTGCCGCACGCGAGCTTGAGCAGCAGGCGGAAGCCAGCCGAGGGGAAACAGAGGCGACGCGACGCGCGAACCAGAAGCGCATGGAGCAGGAAGCCGAAAAACTGCGTTTTGCGACCGCCACGCTCGGCGCCGGTTTGAAGCGCCTGGCGGACGGAGATGTCTCTTTCCAGCTCGACGAAGCTTTTTCGGCCGAATACGAAGCGCTGCGCGAGGATTTCAACGCCTCCCTCAAGCAGCTTGGCTCGACTCTCTCATCGGTCATGCAGTCGGTCGAGAACATCGACAACGGCACCCGCGAGATTTCCTCCGGCGCCAACGATCTCTCCAAGCGCACGGAGCAACAGGCTGCGGCACTCGAGCAGACCGCTGCCGCCCTCGACGAGATCACCGTCAACGTCTCGACCTCGTCCAAGCGTACAGATGAAGCCCGCACCGTGGCGATCCTCGCAAACCAGGATGCCGCGAAGTCGGCTGAGGTCGTGTCCAATGCGGTCGAAGCTATGCGCCGCATCGAGGAGAGTTCGCAGCAGATCTCCAATATCATCGGCGTGATCGACGAGATCGCCTTCCAGACCAACCTGCTCGCCTTGAACGCCGGTGTCGAAGCCGCGCGTGCCGGTGAAGCCGGCAAGGGCTTTGCGGTCGTCGCCCAGGAAGTCCGCGAGCTCGCCCAGCGCTCGGCCAGTGCGGCCAAGGAGATCAAGGGGTTGATCCAGAACTCCTCGACCGAGGTCGACAACGGCGTCAAGCTGGTGCGTGATACCGGCGTGGCGTTGAAGGCGATCGGCGACTATGTCTCGCAGATCAACCAGCTGATGGATGCGATTGCCACCTCCGCCCGCGAACAGTCGACCGGTCTCGCTGAGGTCAATACTGCCGTCAACCAGATGGACCAGACCACGCAGCAGAACGCGGCCATGGTCGAACAGTCGACGGCAGCCTCTGCGGCACTGGCTCAGGAATCCACCCGCCTGCGCTCCCTCGTCAGCCAGTTCACGCTGTCGGGTCGGGCCACGGCTCCGGCCCAGGTGGAGCGTCGCCCCGCAGCCGTGCAGGCACCGGTACGCCGGGCACCTGCGGTCCAGGGCAATCTTGCCGTCAAGGAAGAGTGGAGCGAGTTCTGA
- a CDS encoding class I SAM-dependent RNA methyltransferase yields the protein MSAQTVTISSLGAKGDGVAHGADGPVFVPFALPGETVSIAKVKNEGTIMSITSPSPDRVQPPCKHFGPDGVGGVCGGCSLQHMAKPAYNAFKRQILIDALKSKGIEAPVGEIFEAHPHQRRRLVFTARRREQGLVMGFMQAETHHVVPVEECPIASDGLISRLDAIKTIANACGAEHFRVTVTETTTGLDISLDGLRGGLGDQERRAVTNAVLRLKNIARVSANGEIIIEPHKPLLDFAGARVVLPPGGFTQATHEAEEHMAALAIAHIGKAKKVVDLFSGVGTFALRLARASSVLAVESDEKAVKSLDFAARNTQGLKPVTVERRDLFRRPLMTSEFKTFDAVVFDPPRAGAEAQCAELAKSQVKKVVAISCNPLTLARDLSILIAGGYRVDEVTPIDQFLWSPHVEAVATLSKNKT from the coding sequence ATGAGCGCGCAAACCGTCACGATCTCGAGCCTCGGCGCCAAGGGCGATGGGGTTGCGCATGGCGCAGACGGTCCGGTGTTTGTGCCCTTCGCGCTGCCCGGCGAGACCGTCTCGATCGCAAAGGTGAAGAACGAGGGCACGATCATGTCGATCACCAGCCCCTCGCCCGATCGCGTTCAGCCGCCTTGCAAGCATTTCGGTCCCGATGGCGTCGGTGGTGTGTGCGGCGGCTGTTCGCTGCAGCATATGGCAAAACCCGCCTACAATGCCTTCAAGCGGCAGATTCTGATCGACGCCCTGAAGTCAAAGGGGATCGAGGCTCCCGTGGGCGAGATCTTCGAGGCACATCCGCATCAGCGCCGGCGCCTGGTCTTTACCGCAAGGCGGCGTGAACAGGGCCTGGTCATGGGCTTCATGCAGGCGGAGACGCATCATGTCGTGCCGGTCGAGGAATGTCCCATCGCGTCGGACGGGCTGATCTCCCGGCTGGACGCGATCAAGACCATCGCCAATGCCTGTGGTGCCGAGCATTTCCGCGTCACCGTGACCGAGACCACCACCGGCCTCGACATTTCGCTCGACGGGCTGCGTGGCGGGCTCGGCGACCAGGAACGGCGGGCGGTCACCAATGCCGTCCTCAGGCTCAAGAACATTGCCCGCGTCTCGGCCAATGGCGAGATCATCATCGAGCCGCACAAGCCGCTGCTGGATTTCGCCGGTGCTCGCGTCGTGCTGCCGCCGGGTGGATTCACCCAGGCGACGCATGAGGCGGAAGAGCATATGGCGGCGCTTGCGATTGCCCATATCGGTAAGGCGAAGAAAGTCGTCGATCTGTTTTCCGGCGTCGGCACCTTCGCGCTGCGGCTTGCCCGCGCTTCCTCCGTGCTCGCGGTGGAGTCCGACGAGAAGGCCGTAAAGTCTCTCGACTTTGCCGCCCGCAACACGCAGGGGCTGAAACCGGTGACCGTCGAGCGGCGTGACCTCTTCCGCAGGCCGCTGATGACATCCGAGTTCAAGACGTTCGACGCCGTCGTCTTCGATCCGCCACGGGCGGGTGCCGAGGCCCAGTGTGCGGAACTGGCGAAAAGCCAGGTGAAGAAGGTGGTCGCGATCAGCTGCAACCCGCTGACGCTTGCCCGCGACCTCTCGATCCTGATCGCTGGCGGCTACCGGGTCGACGAGGTGACGCCGATCGACCAGTTCCTCTGGTCGCCGCATGTCGAGGCGGTTGCAACGCTCAGCAAGAACAAGACTTAA
- a CDS encoding homocysteine S-methyltransferase family protein has product MADTLILDGGMSRELLRLGAELKQPEWSALALMNSPDIVRQVHEEFIAAGADVVTTNSYALVPFHIGEERFRADGPALIALSGQLAREAADAAGRKVVVAGSLPPIFGSYEPENFDPSTVQDYLKVLVENLSPHVDVWLGETLSLIAEGEAVRKAIQAQPKPFWISFTLADDAAQVAGGEPKLRSGETVRAAAEWAAGSGAQALLFNCAKPEVMKKAVETAAAVFAEKGVSLKIGVYANAFETDTDDKAANEGLHDTRQDLTGDTYSRFACDWAEAGATMIGGCCGIGAEHIHRVAGALRARS; this is encoded by the coding sequence ATGGCTGACACACTGATCCTCGACGGCGGCATGAGCCGCGAACTTCTCCGGCTCGGCGCGGAGCTGAAGCAGCCGGAATGGTCGGCGCTGGCACTGATGAACAGCCCCGATATCGTCCGCCAGGTGCATGAGGAGTTCATTGCCGCCGGCGCCGATGTCGTCACCACCAATTCCTATGCGCTGGTGCCCTTCCATATCGGGGAGGAGCGGTTTCGTGCGGACGGCCCTGCCCTGATCGCGCTCTCCGGCCAGTTGGCGCGGGAGGCTGCCGATGCGGCAGGTCGCAAGGTTGTCGTCGCAGGGTCACTGCCGCCGATCTTCGGCTCCTACGAGCCGGAGAATTTCGACCCGTCGACGGTGCAGGATTATCTGAAGGTGCTGGTCGAGAACCTTAGCCCCCATGTCGATGTCTGGCTCGGCGAAACGCTGAGCCTGATTGCCGAGGGCGAGGCCGTGCGCAAGGCGATCCAGGCCCAGCCGAAGCCCTTCTGGATCTCGTTTACGCTCGCCGACGATGCGGCCCAGGTGGCCGGTGGCGAGCCGAAGCTGCGGTCGGGCGAAACCGTGCGCGCGGCTGCCGAATGGGCGGCGGGCTCTGGGGCTCAGGCACTGCTCTTCAACTGCGCCAAGCCCGAAGTGATGAAAAAGGCGGTTGAGACGGCGGCAGCGGTGTTTGCCGAAAAGGGTGTCAGCCTGAAGATCGGCGTCTATGCCAACGCCTTCGAGACGGACACCGACGACAAGGCCGCGAATGAAGGGCTGCACGACACGCGCCAGGACCTCACCGGCGACACCTATTCCCGCTTCGCCTGCGACTGGGCAGAGGCAGGCGCCACGATGATCGGCGGCTGCTGCGGGATCGGGGCGGAGCATATCCATCGGGTTGCGGGGGCGCTTAGAGCGAGGAGCTGA